Proteins encoded in a region of the Gammaproteobacteria bacterium genome:
- a CDS encoding YqcC family protein: MSNDALKELTTSIATEMRRLDLWATVSPPLGAMRSDTPFCADALECEQWLQWVFLPRLAEVRSGSLRPRFRSNVAAYCEACFSMRGIRAETLLALTRRCDEILGEMVSLNASDDTESG; the protein is encoded by the coding sequence TTGTCCAATGACGCGCTCAAGGAGCTGACTACGTCGATCGCGACGGAGATGCGCAGGCTCGATCTCTGGGCGACGGTATCGCCGCCGCTCGGCGCGATGCGCAGCGATACCCCCTTCTGTGCCGATGCGCTCGAATGCGAGCAGTGGCTGCAATGGGTCTTTCTGCCGCGTCTCGCGGAGGTACGATCCGGTTCGTTGCGGCCCCGGTTTCGGAGCAACGTGGCCGCATATTGTGAGGCGTGTTTTTCGATGCGCGGGATACGCGCGGAGACCCTGCTTGCCCTGACTCGCAGGTGCGATGAAATCCTCGGTGAGATGGTTTCGCTGAACGCGTCAGACGACACGGAATCGGGGTGA